In the genome of Thermodesulfobacteriota bacterium, the window GGGGCACCGGGATCTCCCGCTCCACCTCCCGAAACGCCTGGAGGAGCACGTCGCGGCTTGCGGGCTCGGCGAGGAGCTGCCCCAGGGTCGGGTCGCGCAGGCAAAACGCCAGCCGGGAGAGCAGGTGCAGGTGGGCCCGCACCGTGGGGCTCACCAGGGTGAAGAGGGTGTGGACGGGCTTGCCGTCCAGGGAACGGAAGTCCACGGGGTGCTCCAGGAAGCACAGCGTCACCGTGGGGCGCGGCACGTGGAGCACGATGGGATTTCTGGGGTGGGGGATCGCGATGCCGTCGCCCACTCCCGTGGAACCGAGCTCCTCCCGGGCCAGGAGCACCTGGTAGAGGTACTCCCGGTCGACCTCGTCGGGAAGCCGCAGGTGGTCCACCA includes:
- a CDS encoding PTS sugar transporter subunit IIA translates to MELSVRDAARLLGVSEKTVYRWARKGEIPLTRVNDQYRFHRVELLEWATARKIPVSPEIYQEASDEALPDLAEALEGGGIFYRIQGTGVPEVLRTVVDHLRLPDEVDREYLYQVLLAREELGSTGVGDGIAIPHPRNPIVLHVPRPTVTLCFLEHPVDFRSLDGKPVHTLFTLVSPTVRAHLHLLSRLAFCLRDPTLGQLLAEPASRDVLLQAFREVEREIPVPRKGKVA